Within Candidatus Binataceae bacterium, the genomic segment GGGCGAGGCGGGCGATTTCGTCAAGGGCGGACGGCTGCAGATCGATCACGAACTGCCGAGCAATCTCTCGGGCGGCCATCTCTCCGAGGGCTACACCCACGGGGTGCAGATGGTGATCGAGAACGTCCGCCAACTGCGTCATCGCGCCGACGACGCCTGCCCCGGCTGGGCCGAGGGTAAACACACTTACGATCGTGCCGCCGGATGCCGGCAGGTCAAGCGCGCGCGCCTCTGCTGCGGCATGGCTTGGGGCTACGAAAACATGGCGAGCTGCCTCATTCTGCGAGGCCTAGCTGCGTGAGAATGATGAAGAAGACCGGGATTCTTCGCTGCGGAAGCCCTGCGCTCAGAATGACACTAAGGTTTTGATCGGAGAGCAAGTTTGTCATTCTGAGCGAAGTCTGCGAAGCGAAGAATCCCGGATTGCTGACGGAACAACCCCATGTCTAAAACAATTGACTATTCCAAACTCCGTATCATCCCCGACTTCGACACCCGCGAATGGTGGGATGGCGCGCGCGAGCACAAATACTTAGTCCGCCGATGCAACCGCTGTGGCCATAAATGGTTTCCGCCGACCTTCCCAGCCTGTAGCAAATGCACTTCGATGGACCTCGGATGGTTCGGGACCTTAGGCAAGGGCGTGATTCACAGCTACGTCGAGGTGGTGCAGCCGATCGTCGGCGCCTTCGTCGGCATCGTGCCGTATGTCGTCGCGATCATCGAGCTCGAGGACTGCAAGGAAGCCGATGGAGCGCTGACCCGTGTTGCCGGCGTGCTGACGAACGAGCCGAGCGAAGCCGCGATCGGCCTGCCCTGCGAGGTGCTCTTCGAAGCGACCTCCGACCCGGCGATCGTGATGCCACGATGGCGTATCACCGGCTCCGCCGCCAACCCTTGGAACTTCGACGCCCACGAAGCTTCCGGCGGGTCTCGGCGGTAGTCCGGCGACGGGCCACAAAGTGAATTTGTTGGGAAATTTAAGACTTCAAGCAGAACGCGGCCGTGCTAATCAGTTAGAGGCGTGAGCCGCTGGAACCATTCGAACACTTTGGATAACGCGATTGATCTCTGCCTGCGAAATCTCACGTCGTCGATTACGAAAAATGAAATGAAGATTATCCTCACGTCCGAATAGATAATCATCAATCTCACTCGGGCGGCTGCGAGGCTCCCCATACTGGAAGCCGCGAAAATACTTTGTTTGCAAAAAGAAGATGCCTGATTCTGCTCTCGGCATCACGCCAAGTAAGGTGGACTTCATCAAGAGTAACGCAGTGCCGTGATTGGCCGCGATCGGATTGAATAGACATATGTCCGCTGGGGTTGTACCCAATGCAGCGCGGACAAGCGCATAGTCCGACCGCGATGCCTCGTGGCCCCAAGCTAATAACAGTTTGAACCTCACCCGGTGACTCTGACTTCTCGGGGTATGCACAAACTCCCCGGTCGGATGCTTCGAAATGAAGATCGTCATTCCGGTACGAAGGCAGATCATTACCAACGATCCGGCAACCCTAGTTCTTTGCGGATCGAGGGCGTCTCGGGGCACATCGAATTCATATCCCAGATAGGAAAGCGTTTCGCCGGGCGCGCTGGGCCGTGATGAATCTTGCAAGGCGGTCGGGATCTCCCAGAGCGCGGGATCGTGCCGGGTCAGTTTGCCCACATGATTGGCAAACAAAATCGCGTCGCTGAACATTATAAGATAGGTTGCGAGGCCCCAAGCTGCACTCCAGATTAGTGCGCGACGCCCTCTCTTACCTAATTTGAACCAGCCCAGAGCCCCTCGGAGCTGCATCTATATGCTCCCTTAAAAGAGGATTTAGCTCTGGTGGCCGTGAATTGCCACGAGACGCGAGCGCTATTTGGGGCGGTGTTGGAAGATCGTGGCCGCCAACGAGGTTACCGCGATTACGCCGGTGACGAGTGCGCCCACCACCGGACTCGTTGCGCGGCTGACACTCGCATCGCCTGCCGTCGTCCCGCATCGGGCGCAGAAGCGCGTGCGCGCCGGAATCATCTCAGCGCAGTTCGCGCATTGACGCTCGCGATCCGACCATACGCCCATCGCGAAACTTGACGGCGCAGGCAGTTGCCCGCTCAGCCCGCGGCCGCAGTCGGCGCAATACTTCGCCCACTCTTCGTTTTCCTGCAAGCATGCCGGGCACGTCATACGTTAATGATGCGCGCCGCGACGCAGTTTTGGCAAGGATGTTTTTGTTACACGCCGGCTAATTTTCGCGCATAGGCCGCGACCGTTTTGAAGTCGTACTCGCGATAGGCCTGCAGCTTCTCCGCCTCGAAGCCGCCCTCGGCGTGGACCGCGAGCACCTCCTGATAGCCGCCGTAATCCGAGGCCGTCAGATCGGCGATCAGGTTCAACAGGCGGACGCGATTTTCGGCATCGTGGCCTTTCGCGCCGCCCAGATACTTCGTCACGTAGGCGCGCGTCGCCTCGCTGGTAAAATCCTCCGCCGCCGGACCCGTCACGAGGATGCCGCCGGCGAGATCCTGCACTATCTGCACCGCCTGATGATAATTGTGGGCGAAATGATACTTGGCGACGTTCGTGATTAGCGTGTTGGGCACCGCGAGACCGTCCTCAATCGTGCAGGTCGCCGCCGCGTGTTCGATCAGCCCGCGCACCGTCGTGTGATACGCCGCCAGGTGGGTCAACTTGTCGCGCACGTGGCCCGCGCGTGCGATCCCGTTGGCCTCTGCGATCGCGGCTCCCGCCCCAGCCATCAGCTCGAGCAACGGCAACTTGTAGGAGACTGCGGTGAAGCGATGGAAACGGACGAAGGTCAGCGCCAGCAAGCCGGCGAACTCGATCTCGCCGTTCAGGAAAATCCGCTCGTTGGGCACGAAGACGTCGTCGAACACCGTCAGCGTCTCCATCATCTTGTGGCGCGCGCTGATCGGATGCTCGAACGGATCTTTTTTCGCGCTGCCGTGCGGGCTCGCGATGAGCTTGAGGCCCGGCGTATTGATCGGAATGGCAAAGGCGATCGCGTAGGGCTTGTCCTCGGCGCGCATCGCGCGCGTCGGCAGCACGATGACTTCGTTGGTGTTGGTCGAGACCGAGGTATGGACCTTGGCGCCGCGCACGACGACGCCGCCGGGCCGCTCCTCGACCACCCGCACGTAGTAGTCCGGATGATCCTGCGCGGTGGGTCCGAGCGAGCGATCGCCCTTGACGTCGGTCTGCGCGACCGCGATCGCGAGATCGTTGTCGCGGCATTGGCGATAATAATTGTGGATGCGCTCGCGGTATTGCTGATGACCCGCCGCGGCCAACCGCTCGCCGATAATATGCAGCGCCAGCAGCGCGTCGGTGCCGATCTCCTTGATCAACACCACCAGCGTCGCCCCCTCGCGCGTCGAGGCCGCGATCAGCTCGCTGCGCTGACGCAGATCGTCGCCATTGCGCGGGAGATGGAAGTAGCGGCTGTACTCACCCGCGCCCTCCTTGATCACCGCGAGGCCGCGATATGCCGGATCCTCGGTCATCCGGTAATCGATACAGGCGTGCTCCACCGCGATGCCGATAACCGGATGGGTGGTGACGTCGTTGACCTTTTCGCCGCGGAAAAAAACCGCACGGCCGTCACGCAACGACTGTTTGTACTGCTCAGGCGTTCTGAGTCCCATGACATCCCCCTGTCGCTGTGAATGAACCGGTGCTTCGCGACCTCGCTGTGAGACGTTGCAGCCGAGAGCCTCCGGCAAGTCAATATAGAGCGGCGGCGAACGAAGTCCAATCGTCCGCAATTGCGGTTCACAGACTGGGCCGCGCCGCGGCCTGTTGCGCGATCTGACTGATGAGCTCCACCAATGTGTTCGTCCCGCCGTCGCGGCACGCGAGGAGAACCAGGAAAAACGCTACAAGCAGTAGTGCAGTCAGGCGCTTGAGCGCGCCTACCGCGGTCACTTCACCTTGCCCTTCAACGAAATCGAAACGCTGTTGCTGTTCGCACCGTAGGTAAAGTTATAGGCGAGCGTGCCGGGGAGCGTCCCGCTGGTTCCCGTAGCCGGCGCGAATTCAAGCGATACGACGCATTTGCCCTTGGCCGCGAGCGCGGTGTTCGCGCAGGCGTCGCCGCCGGAGGCGATCTGAAAATTCGCACTGAGGCTTGCCGCACCGATCTGAACAGTAGCAGTGCTCTTGTTGTGGATCGTGATTTTCTTCGCTTTGCCGACTGACCCGGCCGCGACAGATGGGGCCGTCACCGACTTGGGCGCGGACAACGTCACCGCGATGCCATTACCTTCGAGCGTCTCGCTCGGGCTCGCGCCGTTGTAAGGAATCACGAGCGTCTCGCTCACGCTGCCGACCGCCGTCGCAGGCGCGAAGGCAAAATCAACGGTGCATTTCTTCTTGGGCGCGACGGTCAGGTTCGAGCAGTTGTCGCTTGAGAGCGTAAACGAGCTCGGCGGGGCGATCTGGCCGATCGTCGCCGCGTTCGCGCCCTTGTTATGCAGCGTCAGCTTCTTGGTTTTGCTGGTCGCCGTAGCGTCGACGTTTTTGAAGTCGAGCTTGGCGGGCGACGTGGTCAGCGTCGTGGTCACGACCGGCGTCGGCGTCGCGGTTGGGGTAGGGGTCGGGCTGGCCGAGACGGGAGTATCATTCAGGAAAAGCGTATCGATCGCAAAGTCCGAGCAATCAGCCTGTCCACATGCGGTGATCTGATATTCGATCGAGGCGATGTTCGCGCCCGAGCTGTCCATCAGACCGAGGTAAGTCGCGTCACCATTGGTGTCACTGGTCTCGCTGAAACTTCCAAGCGTACCGCCGCCGCTGCCGAACGCGGTGATCTCGACCGTAAACTGTCCCGGAACGTCCGATTGGATTAGCGCGCCGGCACCCGAGATTGGATTGGCAAAACTCAGAGTGAGCGGCCCGGTGCCGCTGTTGCCCGCGTCCGACGTCCAAACCAGCGTATCGCCGCCCGCGAAGCTGTCGGCCCAACTGCACGACGGGCTGGCCGGACAGACCACCGCCACGAGGCTGTTAGGACCGCTCAGGGTACCGGTCACACTTCCCCCGGCTGAATTGGCATTGAAGGTACTGGCGGACAGGACGGCGCCATCGCCCCCGAGTTGCGACCAGCTCACCGAATCGTTGGCGCTTTGCGCGCTCTCGCTGGTCACCTCGACGAGCGAGTCAGTCCAGCCGGAGAGCCGCACCAGAAGAACCAGGAAAAATCCCACAAATGCCAGCGGAATTATGCGCTTGATATGTTTCATTCAATCTCTCGCCTGAGCTTTTCGGCCCAGTCTTTGGGTTCCGTCCGAGATTCGAGTTGCGATCGGCCAGGCGGTGCTCAGCAAACCGACGGTTGGCCAGCGGTGAAGGTGCCATTGTTGGAAAACCATCCGTTCACCCCGAGCCCGGGAGGAGTCTGGCGATAGAACCACGAAAAGAACGCCAATTCCTGCAGGTTATAGGCAAAGCCGTTGGACTGCGTCACTGGCGGAAGAACCGTGCCGCTGAGCGGATCGCCGTTTTCCAGGTTTCCCTGGCATCCGCTCACCTGACCGATATTGCCCCAGAGCGGGGTTGGATTAGTGCCCAGCGGGTCGTCAGTCAATTCGCCCACTTCATGGGCCATCACCGAGGTGTCGCTGGTGATCGATCCGCCGCCCGTGAATATCGTCGTGGTGTCGAAATCGGAGATCCCATAGACCTGCACCGCAGCGCCGACTGCGTTGTGATACCCGAGGATGCAGCAATTAGAGGGGCCAATACTGTCACCCGCAACGCCCTGCACAACATTGTAGACCAGAAACAGCGGCAGCGTAGTCGGACCAACTCCGCTCGACTTGAGTGACGGCAGCACCGTGTTCTGGAGGATTCCGTCGAAAGTGTTGTTGTCCATCACTCCGATATTTCCACATCCGCCGAACATGGTAGCCGCGTTGTAAGTCGCGCCCTGACCCGCGGGAATATTAACCGTAACCGCCGGCAACGTGGTCACCGGACTTAACATCGTGTGATAGCTGTTGCCAGTAGTCACGACGTTGGTGTTCCAGAAGTTGCCGCGCTGGAACGCATCGATATATTGGGTGTCGCCGACGAAGGTGGGGCCGAAGGTGAAGCTGGCGTTGGTGAGAATCGGCGACTGCTGCATCAGGGTCGACGCGACGTCGTTGGGCGCTGTCAGACAGTTCTTGTCGGCCTTGGTCGGATCGAAGACTCCGCCGTCCGGCAGATTTATGATCAACGGCACCAGAAAGGTCGGGATATTGGTGGTGCGGAGGCCATGAAAGTATGGGCTGCGCCCGATCATCGTTCCCGTGTAGGTCTTGCTGTCCAGCGGCGAGACGACGCTGTAATCCCACATCGGGATCGTGCTTGACGCCGCGACCGCCGCGCGAACCTCTGCGTGAGTAACGCCCTGGAGCGGCTTCACGATGGTATAGCCGTGCAGCCGCGGCACCTGATCCGCGGTCTGCGCCTGAACGGCCGCGGCGATGGACATCGCGAGCGCAAACATGAGCCCGGCAAACATAAATCCGGCGACCGTCCTCGGCCTTATCCCCGCAACTTGCATCCTTGAAGCCTCCCTGACACCATCTGCCGCGCACGAGCGCGTGGTTCGATTAAAATGCTTGCTGACATCTTGCTAACATAATGTTTACTGACGGCGGCAGCACTTTCGTTTTCGCCGTTGCTCCCCAGAGTAGGTGGATCGCGCTTTAAGACGCAATCCATTTTGGCGGGCAGCCGGCATAAACTTGTGGAGGAGTAATGCAGCATGACCAAGCCAATGGCAACCTCAAATCG encodes:
- a CDS encoding zinc ribbon domain-containing protein, translated to MTCPACLQENEEWAKYCADCGRGLSGQLPAPSSFAMGVWSDRERQCANCAEMIPARTRFCARCGTTAGDASVSRATSPVVGALVTGVIAVTSLAATIFQHRPK
- a CDS encoding 4-hydroxyphenylacetate 3-hydroxylase N-terminal domain-containing protein; translation: MGLRTPEQYKQSLRDGRAVFFRGEKVNDVTTHPVIGIAVEHACIDYRMTEDPAYRGLAVIKEGAGEYSRYFHLPRNGDDLRQRSELIAASTREGATLVVLIKEIGTDALLALHIIGERLAAAGHQQYRERIHNYYRQCRDNDLAIAVAQTDVKGDRSLGPTAQDHPDYYVRVVEERPGGVVVRGAKVHTSVSTNTNEVIVLPTRAMRAEDKPYAIAFAIPINTPGLKLIASPHGSAKKDPFEHPISARHKMMETLTVFDDVFVPNERIFLNGEIEFAGLLALTFVRFHRFTAVSYKLPLLELMAGAGAAIAEANGIARAGHVRDKLTHLAAYHTTVRGLIEHAAATCTIEDGLAVPNTLITNVAKYHFAHNYHQAVQIVQDLAGGILVTGPAAEDFTSEATRAYVTKYLGGAKGHDAENRVRLLNLIADLTASDYGGYQEVLAVHAEGGFEAEKLQAYREYDFKTVAAYARKLAGV